The following DNA comes from Fervidibacillus albus.
TTTCTCCATCATGATAATGAATTAATGCTATATTTGCCGAACGGTTTGGATCGTATTCGATTGTGGCAACGCGTCCTGGAATGCCATCTTTATCACGTTTAAAATCAATGACACGATATTGGCGTTTATGACCTCCACCTTGGTGACGAACCGTCAATTTCCCTTGGTTGTTGCGTCCTGCTTTTTTATGCAAAGGTTGCAATAACGTTTTTTCCGGTTTGTTCGTCGTAATTTCCGCAAAATCGGAAACTGTCATGCCTCGACGACCGTTGGAGGTAGGTTTATAAGATTTAATCGCCATTTTAGTTTCCCTCCTTTTCTTCGTTTAAATTACACATTAAAAATTTCAAGATCTTTACTATCTTCCGTTAACGTTACGATAGCTTTTCGACGTTTTTTCGTATATCCGGTATATTTACCCATTCTTTTAAATTTACCTTTGTAATTCATGATGTTTACTTTTTCTACTTTCACGCCAAAGATTTCTTCAACTGCGCGTTTTACTTGTGTTTTCGTCGCTTTCACATCAACTTCAAAGGTGTATTTTTTATCGTTTAAAATATCCATTGAACGTTCTGTAATAATGGGGCGCTTAATCACATCACGGACATCCATTATGCTAGCACCTCCTCTACTTTTTCAACAGCATCCTTCGTAATGATCAATTTATCGTACCCGATAATATCAAGCACGTTTACACCGGATGCATTAATTACTTTTACGGTAGGGATGTTGCGTGCAGAAAGATATACGTTTTCGCTATCATCTGCAGTAACAACAAGCGTTTTTGCATCCACCGATAAGTTTTTCAATACAGAAACGAATTCTTTCGTTTTCGGTGCATCAAATTGTAATTGATCAAGTACAAGTAAATTATTTTCAATTACCTTTGTAGATAAGGCGGATTTCAATGCTAGACGGCGTACTTTTTTCGGGAGTTTGTATGCATAGCTCCGTGGAACTGGACCGAAAACAACTCCTCCTCCACGCCATTGGGGTGCACGAATAGATCCTTGCCGAGCGCGACCAGTTCCTTTTTGACGCCACGGTTTACGTCCACCACCGCGTACTTCCGAGCGGTTTTTTACTTTCGATGTTCCTTGACGTTGGGAAGCACGTTGGCTAATGATTACTTCTGACATGACATGTTTATTCGGTTCGATTCCAAAGACGGTGTCGTTTAATTCGATTTCTCCAACTTGGGAACCAGACTGATTGTATAATGCTACCTTTGGCATTTGTTTGTCCTCCTTTCCTTAGAAGTTAGTTAACAGATTTAACTGCCGTTTTAATTTTTACAAAGGATTTTTTCGAACCAGGTACATTACCTTTAATTAAAATAAGGTTTCGTTCTGGATCAACTTTTACAATTTCCAAGTTTTGAATAGTTACTTTTTCTCCGCCCATTCTTCCAGGTAATTCTTTTGATTTAAATACCCGGTTCGGAGCAACTGGACCCATTGAACCTGGACGGCGATGATAACGGGATCCGTGTCCCATTGGTCCGCGGGATTGTCCGTGACGCTTAATCGCACCTTGGAACCCTTTCCCTTTGGATATGCCTGTTACATCGACGATATTGCCGGATTCGAATATATCCACTTTTACTTCTTGACCTACTTCATACTCCTCAATATTTACATCTCTGATTTCACTGATGAAGCGCTTAGGAGTGGTATTTGCCTTATTCACATGTCCTTTTTCTGGTTTATTTGCAAGACTTTCCCGTTTGTCGTCGAAACCTAATTGAATCGCATTATAACCGTCAGTTTCGGCCGTTTTCTTTTGTAACACGACGTTTGGAGCTGCTTCGATTACCGTAACGGGAACGAGGTCTCCATTTTCCAAGAAAATTTGTGTCATGCCAATTTTTCTACCTAAGATTCCTTTAATCATCAGTCACACCTCCTAATATAGTGAAGATTTCATATGGTTTTATAATTTAATTTCGATGTCAACACCTGATGGCAAATCTAATCGCATTAACGAATCAACAGTTTGTGGTGTCGGATTGATAATGTCGATTAATCTTTTGTGCGTACGCATTTCGAATTGCTCACGAGAATCTTTATATTTATGGACGGCCCGCAAAATAGTGTATACGGATTTTTCCGTCGGAAGCGGGATCGGTCCGCTTACGGAAGCTCCAGAACGTTTAGCGGTTTCCACGATTTTCTCTGCAGATTGATCGAGCACGCGATGATCATATGCTTTTAATCGAATGCGAATTTTTTGTTTTGCCATGATTTTCCCTCCTTTTCGCCTATTTCCTAGACCTACTCCGTGAAAATTTCCCTACACACGCGCCATGGCAAAGCGGCCGGGTGTGTCGGCAACCTTTCACTTCATCGCCTTTTTAGTCAACCTTAAATATTATACAAAAAACGAGAGTAATACGCAACATTTTTTTAAAATATTGCTTTGATACACGGACTTTTCCATTATACAAGGATGGGCGATAAATTTCAACTACCGTTCAGTAGGTCTTCCTTTCAGCTCATTTCAGAAAAAAACTCCGAACGGGATGGATTAGTCCATCGACCGTCCGGAGTGTCATTGGAAAATCTAAATTATTTAATTACAGTAGATACGACACCGGCACCAACTGTACGTCCACCTTCACGGATGGAGAATTTCGTACCTTCTTCGATAGCGATTGGAGCGATCAATTCAACCGTCATCGTAATGTTGTCACCAGGCATAACCATTTCTACGCCTTCTGGTAATTCGATTACACCAGTAACGTCCGTTGTACGGAAATAGAATTGCGGACGATAGTTAGAGAAGAAAGGAGTGTGACGTCCACCTTCTTCTTTCGTTAATACGTATACTTCCGCAGCGAATTTCGTATGTGGAGTGATGGAACCTGGTTTTGCTAAAACTTGACCACGTTCTACTTCATCACGGGAAATACCGCGAAGCAACGCACCGATGTTGTCTCCAGCTTCCGCTTGGTCAAGAAGCTTACGGAACATTTCAACACCCGTAACCGTCGTTTGTTTTGGTTCGTCAGCAAGACCAACGATTTCAACAACGTCACCGACTTTTAATACTCCACGTTCTACACGACCAGTTGCAACCGTACCACGTCCAGTAATAGAGAATACGTCTTCTACTGGCATCATGAATGGTTTGTCCGTATCACGTTCTGGAGTTGGAATGTATTCGTCAACAGCGCTCATCAATTCAATAATTTTTTCTTCCCATTCTGCTTCACCTTCAAGAGCTTTTAAAGCAGAACCTTTAATTACCGGAATGTCATCTCCCGGGAATTCATATTCGGATAACAAATCGCGAACTTCCATTTCAACGAGTTCTAACAATTCTTCATCATCAACCATGTCGCATTTGTTTAAGAATACGACGATGTAAGGTACACCTACTTGGCGGGAAAGAAGAATATGTTCACGGGTTTGTGGCATTGGACCGTCAGCAGCGGAAACAACAAGGATTGCTCCGTCCATTTGAGCCGCACCAGTGATCATGTTTTTAACATAGTCAGCGTGTCCTGGGCAGTCTACGTGTGCATAGTGACGGTTATCCGTTTCGTATTCAACGTGTGCAGTGGAGATTGTGATTCCACGCTCTTTTTCTTCAGGAGCACCGTCGATTTGATCATATGCACGTGCTTCAGCTTTCCCTTGTTTTGCTAAAACAGTCGTAATAGCGGCTGTTAAAGTCGTTTTACCATGGTCAACGTGTCCAATGGTACCAATATTAACGTGTGGTTTAGAACGATCGAATTTTTCTTTTGCCATCAGGAAAATCCTCCTTTAATTTAAAATATAATATAATAAGTATTTTTATAATTAGCCGCTATGAAAATGGATTCCTCCATTTTCATAGCATGGTGCTACTTACAATAAAGTTATACAAAAATATATCGATAAAATCAATTATTCGCCGCTATTTTTTTTGATGATTTCATCGGCGATTGATTTCGGCACTTCTTCGTAGTGGTCGAAGTGCATAGTAAACGTACCACGACCTTGCGTATTCGAGCGAAGTGTAGTAGCGTAACCGAACATTTCAGCAAGTGGAACCATCGCACGAACGACTTGAGCATTTCCACGTGCTTCCATACCTTCGATCCGTCCGCGGCGGGAAGTGATATCCCCCATAATATCACCCATGTATTCTTCAGGGATGACAACTTCCACTTTCATAACCGGTTCTAATAGTACTGGATTACATTTTTTCGCAGCATTTCGCAACGCTAACGAAGCTGCTACTTTAAACGCCATTTCACTGGAGTCGACATCGTGGTAGGAACCATCAAATAGTTTCGCCTTAATGTCAACTAATGGATAGCCAGCTATTATACCGTTTTGCATAGCATCTTCCAATCCAGCTTGTACGGCCGGAATGTATTCTCGTGGTACGACACCACCGACGATTGCATTTTCAAATTCGAAGCCTTTTCCTTCTTCGTTCGGTGAGAATTCAATCCATACATGTCCGTATTGTCCACGTCCACCGGATTGACGAACGAATTTACCTTCCACTTGAGCAGCGGTACGGAACGTTTCACGATAGGCAACTTGAGGAGCACCTACGTTTGCTTCTACTTTGAATTCGCGACGCATACGGTCAACGATAATATCGAGGTGAAGTTCACCCATACCTTCGATAATCGTTTGTCCCGTTTCTTGATCCGTATGGGCACGGAACGTCGGATCTTCTTCTTGTAATTTTTGCAGTGCAGTAGCCATTTTATCTTGGTCAGCTTTCGACTTCGGTTCAATCGCAACGGAAATTACCGGTTCCGGGAATTCCATCGATTCTAAAATGACTTTTTCTTTTTCGTCACAGAGCGTATCTCCCGTCGTCGTATCTTTCAAACCGACGGCCGCAGCAATGTCTCCTGCATAAACAGTAGAAATTTCTTTCCTGGAGTTTGCGTGCATTTGCAAAATACGACCGATTCTTTCCCGTTTTCCCTTCGTTGAATTCAAAACGTAGGAACCGGAATTAAGCGTTCCGGAGTACACACGGAAGAATGTTAATTTACCAACGTATGGGTCGGTCATAACTTTAAATGCCAGTGCAGAGAAAGGAGCGTCATCGCTCGATGGGCGGGTCAATTCCTCTTCTGTTTCCGGATTAACACCATGAATATCTTTTACATCCGTCGGTGCCGGTAAATAATCGATGACCGCGTCCAACATCAATTGAACACCTTTATTTTTGAAGGCTGAACCACAAAGAACCGGATAAAATTCAACATTAACCGTTCCTTTACGGATTGCTGTTTTCAATTCTTCTGTTGTAATTTCTTCGCCTTCCAAATATTTCATCATTAATTCTTCATCGAGGTCAGCAACGGCTTCGACAAGTTTAGCGTGGTACTCTTCAGCCAAGTCTTTATAATCATCCGGAATTTCATCTACTTTAATATCCGTTCCGAGATCGTTTGTATAGAAATAGGCCTTCATTTCCACTAAATCAATAATTCCGTTAAATTGATCCTCCGCACCGATCGGCAATTGAATCGGATGAGCATTCGCTTGAAGACGATCATGTAATGTTTTTACCGAGTATAAAAAGTCCGCGCCAATTTTATCCATTTTATTGACGAATACGATTCTCGGTACACCGTATGTCGTTGCTTGACGCCATACTGTTTCCGTTTGTGGTTCAACACCGGATTGAGCATCTAAAACGGCAACAGCTCCATCTAATACGCGGAGGGAACGTTCAACTTCCACAGTGAAGTCCACGTGCCCTGGGGTATCGATAATGTTTACACGATGACCTTTCCATTGGGCAGTAGTCGCTGCAGAAGTAATCGTAATCCCACGTTCTTGTTCTTGCTCCATCCAGTCCATTTGAGACGCACCTTCGTGGGTTTCGCCAATTTTATGGATACGCCCGGTATAGAACAAGATCCGTTCCGTGGTTGTCGTTTTCCCAGCGTCAATATGAGCCATGATTCCAATATTACGAGTTTTTTCTAAGGAGAACTCTCTTGGCATCCGTCTTTCTCCTTCCTGTATAGAGTTATATATGTGTTATTTGTAAAATTTCTAGAAAACGTTTATTACCAGCGATAGTGGGCGAATGCTTTGTTGGCTTCGGCCATTTTGTGCGTATCTTCCCGTTTTTTCACCGCAGCACCTGTATTGTTTGCTGCATCTAAAATTTCATTCGCTAAACGTTCTTCCATCGTTTTTTCTCCACGAAGTCGCGCGTAGTTTACTAACCAACGCAAACCTAATGTCGTTTTACGATCCGGACGAACTTCAACCGGTACTTGGTAGTTTGCACCACCAACCCGACGAGCACGAACCTCCAAAACCGGCATAACGTTTTTCAACGCTTGTTCAAATACTTCCATCGGGTCTTTTCCAGTACGTTCGCGGATGATTTCAAATGCGCTGTAAAGAATCGTTTGAGCTTTTCCTTTTTTACCGTCAATCATAATTTTATTAACGAGACGGGTTACAAGTTTGGAGTTGTAAATCGGATCTGGTAACACATCCCTTTTTGCAACAGGACCTTTACGTGGCATACAGATTCCTCCTTTCGTTTGCATTCATTGTAAAGTTCGATTTTTTATTTCTTTTCTTTCGGTTTTTTCGTACCGTATTTTGAACGACCTTGTTTACGGTTTTCCACTCCGGCCGTATCTAAAGCTCCACGAATGATATGGTACCGAACACCAGGCAAGTCTTTTACACGACCGCCACGAATTAATACAACACTATGTTCTTGAAGATTATGCCCGATTCCGGGAATGTATGCCGTAACTTCAATTCCATTACTTAAACGTACACGTGCGTATTTACGTAGTGCGGAGTTCGGTTTCTTCGGTGTCATCGTTCCTACACGAGTACAAACGCCACGCTTTTGCGGGGAGTTTAAATCCGTTTGCTCCTTTTTAAAACTATTGTACCCTTTATTTAATGCTGGAGATTTGGATTTTTCTATAACCGCTTTACGTGGTTTGCGAACTAATTGATTAATTGTAGGCATCTTGTTTTTCCTCCTTTCCGATGTTTTCAAGCCCACATATCCAGGTGGTTCATTTTTTTGCAAAAACAAAGCCTTTGTAGTTTTTATCTACAAAAACTGTTTTAACGGATAATTGCAACAGTTGCCGCCTTCACGTCTATTCCACAAACTTTTCCTAACGTAGCCATGGAATCAACATAAAGGATCGGAACTTGCTTTTCTTGGGCAGCTTCGATAATTTTACTCCGAATCTTATCGTCGGCATCCGCTGCCAAAACGACTTCTTTTACGTGATCGGATTTCAAAGCTTTCACCGTTTGCTTCGTCCCTATAATCATTTCTTTCGCCTGTCTAACTTTTTCATAAGACATCGATTATATCCTCCAAAGTAACAGGTTTCAGGGGCACCTAAATTATATTAGCACTTCGAAGTTTGAATGTCAACAAACTTTTTCGGTGATTTTTAACGGCTACCCATCGTTTGAATCAATGGGTAGCCGCAGAAATGTTAACTAATCAACTGTCACTTGTTGTTCTTCCTTTTTTTCCAAATGGAATTTTGCTTTTCGATAAACTGGCATACCCGTTCCTGCTGGTACTAATTTACCGATAATCACATTTTCTTTAAGGCCGAGCAATTCGTCTTGTTTTCCTTTGATTGCCGCATCCGTAAGTACACGGGTCGTTTCTTGGAAGGATGCGGAAGATAGGAAGGAATCTGTTTCAAGAGATGCTTTCGTGATTCCGAGTAGAACAGGTCTTCCGGTGGCAGGAATTTTTCCTTCGACGAGTGCTTTTTTATTCGCTTCCGTAAATTGATGGATATCCAACAACGTTCCAGGAAGTAATTCCGTTTCTCCCGGATCGATAACTCGAATTTTCCGCAACATTTGCCGTACCATTACTTCAATATGCTTATCGCCGATTTCCACACCTTGCATGCGATAGACCCGCTGTACTTCCCGTAACAAATATTCTTGTACGGAAAGAACGTCTTTTACTTTTAATAATTCTTTCGGATCGATGGAACCTTCCGTTAAAGGTTGACCCCTTTCAATCCGGTCGCCTACCGCCACTTTTAACCTTGCTGAATATGGTGCGTGGTACGTTCTCGATTCCACACTACCGACGATTACAATTTCTTGTTGACGATCTTTGCCTTCACGAATGTCGGTAACTTCTCCGTCAATTTCCGATATAACCGCTTGCCCTTTCGGATTCCGTGCTTCAAATAATTCTTGTACCCGAGGTAAACCTTGCGTAATATCGTCTCCGGCTACACCACCCGTATGGAATGTACGCATCGTCAACTGGGTACCTGGCTCTCCGATCGATTGGGCAGCGATGATTCCAACTGCTTCACCAACTTCAACTTCTTGACCAGTTGCCAAGTTGTTTCCGTAACATTTTTTACAAATTCCGTGTCTTGTGTTACATGTGAAGGCGGAACGAATCCAGATGCCATCGATCCCTGCATCGACGATCTCTCTTGCAATATCCTCCGTAATCAATTCATTTCCTTTTACAAGGATTTCGCCAGTTTGAGGATGTTTGACGGTTTTTCTTGCATATCGACCGACGAGGCGTTCTTCAAGCGACTCGATAACTTCCGTGCCGTCGGTAATCGCTTGAATATAAAAACCTTTCTCCGTTCCACAATCCTCTTCCCTTACGATAACGTCTTGTGCAACATCGACCAATCTTCTCGTCAAATAACCCGAGTCGGCTGTTTTTAAGGCAGTATCAGCAAGCCCTTTCCGTGCGCCGTGGGTTGAGATGAAGTATTCCAACACCGTCAATCCTTCACGGAAGCTCGATTTAATCGGCAACTCGATAATTCGTCCTGCCGGGTTCGCCATCAATCCACGCATACCTGCCAATTGCGTAAAGTTAGAGGCGTTACCCCGAGCACCCGAGTCGCTCATCATAAAGATCGGGTTCATACGATCTAAAGATGCCATCAACTTACCTTGAATATCGTCTTTCGCAGAACTCCATACGGAAATGACCCGATCATACCGTTCTTCTTCCGTAATTAAACCTCTTCTAAATTGTTTTTGAACCGTGTCAACTTTTTTCTGAGCCGCGTCCAATATATCTCCCTTTTGTGGAAGGACGACGATGTCCGCAATACTAATCGTAATTCCTGCCTTCGTGGAGAATTTGAACCCTAAATCTTTCATCCGGTCTAACATTTTTGAGGTTTCGGTAATTTTATATCGTTTGAACACTTCCGAAATGATATTCCCTAAATACCCTTTTTTAAATGGAAGGACGAGATCTCTCGAAGCGATAATCTCTTTTACATTTTCACTTGAAGGAATAAAGTATTTTTCCGGCGTTCTTTCTTCTAAATTTTGTTTCGTCGGTTCGTTAATATACGGGAACGAAGCCGGTAAAATTTCGTTGAAAATTAATTTCCCAACGGTCGTTAACAACAACATTTGATTTTGCTCATCCGTAAAAGTTGGGTTTTTTAACGATCCGGCATAAACGGCAATACGACTGTGTAAGTGGACGTAGCCGTTTTGATATGCGATCAACGCCTCTTCCCGATCTTTAAAGACCATTCCTTCACCGACAGCGCCTTCCCGTTCTAAAGTGAGATAATAATTTCCTAAAACCATGTCTTGGGAAGGTGTAACAACCGGTTTTCCGTCTTTCGGATTTAAAATGTTTTGGGCTGCTAACATTAATAACCGTGCCTCAGCTTGAGCTTCCGCAGATAAAGGAACGTGAACAGCCATTTGGTCCCCGTCAAAATCCGCGTTATAAGCTGTACAAACTAATGGATGTAGCCGAATCGCCCTTCCTTCAACAAGCGTCGGTTCAAAGGCTTGAATACCGAGTCTATGCAAAGTTGGTGCACGGTTAAGTAGAACGGGATGTTCCTTAATGACTTCTTCTAATACATCCCAAACTTCCGGGTGCAATCGTTCAATTTTTCGTTTTGCGGATTTGATATTATGGGCAAGGCCTTTTGCAACCAGTTCCTTCATGACGAACGGTTTGAAAAGTTCAATTGCCATTTCTTTCGGAAGGCCACATTGATACATTTTTAAGTTCGGTCCAACGACGATAACAGATCGACCGGAATAGTCTACCCGTTTACCGAGCAAGTTTTGACGGAACCGACCTTGTTTTCCCTTTAACATATGGGATAAAGATTTCAATGGGCGATTTCCTGGTCCCATGACAGGTCTGCCACGTCTGCCGTTATCGATTAACGCATCGACAGCTTCTTGTAACATCCGTTTTTCGTTTTGAACGATAATGCTCGGTGCACCTAAATCCAACAATCTTTTCAAACGGTTGTTCCGATTAATTACCCGCCGATACAGATCATTTAAATCCGAAGTGGCAAAACGTCCGCCATCCAATTGAACCATCGGGCGTAGTTCAGGCGGGATAACAGGAAGTACGTCGAGAACCATCCAAGAAGGATCGTTTCCGGAATTTCTAAAGGCCTCGATCACTTCTAACCGTTTGATGGCACGTGTTCTTCTTTGACCTTGGGCTGTTTTCAATTCCTCTCTTAATTGGGTACTTTCCTTATCTAAATCGATATCTTGAAGCAATTTTTTAATCGCTTCCGCACCCATTCCCGCTTGGAACTTATTCCCAAATTTTTCCCGATAAGCACGGTATTCCTTCTCCGACAACAATTGTTTCTTTTCCAAAGAAGTGTTTCCTGGTTCTGTTACAACATAAGATGCAAAATAAATAACTTCTTCTAAAGCCCTTGGAGACATATCTAATACAAGACCCATTCGGCTTGGTATTCCTTTAAAATACCAAATGTGAGATACCGGTGCAGCCAATTCAATGTGACCCATTCGTTCCCTA
Coding sequences within:
- the rplW gene encoding 50S ribosomal protein L23, whose amino-acid sequence is MDVRDVIKRPIITERSMDILNDKKYTFEVDVKATKTQVKRAVEEIFGVKVEKVNIMNYKGKFKRMGKYTGYTKKRRKAIVTLTEDSKDLEIFNV
- the rplD gene encoding 50S ribosomal protein L4, yielding MPKVALYNQSGSQVGEIELNDTVFGIEPNKHVMSEVIISQRASQRQGTSKVKNRSEVRGGGRKPWRQKGTGRARQGSIRAPQWRGGGVVFGPVPRSYAYKLPKKVRRLALKSALSTKVIENNLLVLDQLQFDAPKTKEFVSVLKNLSVDAKTLVVTADDSENVYLSARNIPTVKVINASGVNVLDIIGYDKLIITKDAVEKVEEVLA
- the rplC gene encoding 50S ribosomal protein L3; the encoded protein is MIKGILGRKIGMTQIFLENGDLVPVTVIEAAPNVVLQKKTAETDGYNAIQLGFDDKRESLANKPEKGHVNKANTTPKRFISEIRDVNIEEYEVGQEVKVDIFESGNIVDVTGISKGKGFQGAIKRHGQSRGPMGHGSRYHRRPGSMGPVAPNRVFKSKELPGRMGGEKVTIQNLEIVKVDPERNLILIKGNVPGSKKSFVKIKTAVKSVN
- the rpsJ gene encoding 30S ribosomal protein S10; translation: MAKQKIRIRLKAYDHRVLDQSAEKIVETAKRSGASVSGPIPLPTEKSVYTILRAVHKYKDSREQFEMRTHKRLIDIINPTPQTVDSLMRLDLPSGVDIEIKL
- the tuf gene encoding elongation factor Tu: MAKEKFDRSKPHVNIGTIGHVDHGKTTLTAAITTVLAKQGKAEARAYDQIDGAPEEKERGITISTAHVEYETDNRHYAHVDCPGHADYVKNMITGAAQMDGAILVVSAADGPMPQTREHILLSRQVGVPYIVVFLNKCDMVDDEELLELVEMEVRDLLSEYEFPGDDIPVIKGSALKALEGEAEWEEKIIELMSAVDEYIPTPERDTDKPFMMPVEDVFSITGRGTVATGRVERGVLKVGDVVEIVGLADEPKQTTVTGVEMFRKLLDQAEAGDNIGALLRGISRDEVERGQVLAKPGSITPHTKFAAEVYVLTKEEGGRHTPFFSNYRPQFYFRTTDVTGVIELPEGVEMVMPGDNITMTVELIAPIAIEEGTKFSIREGGRTVGAGVVSTVIK
- the fusA gene encoding elongation factor G — protein: MPREFSLEKTRNIGIMAHIDAGKTTTTERILFYTGRIHKIGETHEGASQMDWMEQEQERGITITSAATTAQWKGHRVNIIDTPGHVDFTVEVERSLRVLDGAVAVLDAQSGVEPQTETVWRQATTYGVPRIVFVNKMDKIGADFLYSVKTLHDRLQANAHPIQLPIGAEDQFNGIIDLVEMKAYFYTNDLGTDIKVDEIPDDYKDLAEEYHAKLVEAVADLDEELMMKYLEGEEITTEELKTAIRKGTVNVEFYPVLCGSAFKNKGVQLMLDAVIDYLPAPTDVKDIHGVNPETEEELTRPSSDDAPFSALAFKVMTDPYVGKLTFFRVYSGTLNSGSYVLNSTKGKRERIGRILQMHANSRKEISTVYAGDIAAAVGLKDTTTGDTLCDEKEKVILESMEFPEPVISVAIEPKSKADQDKMATALQKLQEEDPTFRAHTDQETGQTIIEGMGELHLDIIVDRMRREFKVEANVGAPQVAYRETFRTAAQVEGKFVRQSGGRGQYGHVWIEFSPNEEGKGFEFENAIVGGVVPREYIPAVQAGLEDAMQNGIIAGYPLVDIKAKLFDGSYHDVDSSEMAFKVAASLALRNAAKKCNPVLLEPVMKVEVVIPEEYMGDIMGDITSRRGRIEGMEARGNAQVVRAMVPLAEMFGYATTLRSNTQGRGTFTMHFDHYEEVPKSIADEIIKKNSGE
- the rpsG gene encoding 30S ribosomal protein S7, with translation MPRKGPVAKRDVLPDPIYNSKLVTRLVNKIMIDGKKGKAQTILYSAFEIIRERTGKDPMEVFEQALKNVMPVLEVRARRVGGANYQVPVEVRPDRKTTLGLRWLVNYARLRGEKTMEERLANEILDAANNTGAAVKKREDTHKMAEANKAFAHYRW
- the rpsL gene encoding 30S ribosomal protein S12, translating into MPTINQLVRKPRKAVIEKSKSPALNKGYNSFKKEQTDLNSPQKRGVCTRVGTMTPKKPNSALRKYARVRLSNGIEVTAYIPGIGHNLQEHSVVLIRGGRVKDLPGVRYHIIRGALDTAGVENRKQGRSKYGTKKPKEKK
- a CDS encoding 50S ribosomal protein L7ae-like protein, with protein sequence MSYEKVRQAKEMIIGTKQTVKALKSDHVKEVVLAADADDKIRSKIIEAAQEKQVPILYVDSMATLGKVCGIDVKAATVAIIR
- the rpoC gene encoding DNA-directed RNA polymerase subunit beta', with the protein product MLDVNNFEYMKIGLASPDKIRSWSYGEVKKPETINYRTLKPEKDGLFCERIFGPTKDWECHCGKYKRVRYKGVVCDRCGVEVTRSKVRRERMGHIELAAPVSHIWYFKGIPSRMGLVLDMSPRALEEVIYFASYVVTEPGNTSLEKKQLLSEKEYRAYREKFGNKFQAGMGAEAIKKLLQDIDLDKESTQLREELKTAQGQRRTRAIKRLEVIEAFRNSGNDPSWMVLDVLPVIPPELRPMVQLDGGRFATSDLNDLYRRVINRNNRLKRLLDLGAPSIIVQNEKRMLQEAVDALIDNGRRGRPVMGPGNRPLKSLSHMLKGKQGRFRQNLLGKRVDYSGRSVIVVGPNLKMYQCGLPKEMAIELFKPFVMKELVAKGLAHNIKSAKRKIERLHPEVWDVLEEVIKEHPVLLNRAPTLHRLGIQAFEPTLVEGRAIRLHPLVCTAYNADFDGDQMAVHVPLSAEAQAEARLLMLAAQNILNPKDGKPVVTPSQDMVLGNYYLTLEREGAVGEGMVFKDREEALIAYQNGYVHLHSRIAVYAGSLKNPTFTDEQNQMLLLTTVGKLIFNEILPASFPYINEPTKQNLEERTPEKYFIPSSENVKEIIASRDLVLPFKKGYLGNIISEVFKRYKITETSKMLDRMKDLGFKFSTKAGITISIADIVVLPQKGDILDAAQKKVDTVQKQFRRGLITEEERYDRVISVWSSAKDDIQGKLMASLDRMNPIFMMSDSGARGNASNFTQLAGMRGLMANPAGRIIELPIKSSFREGLTVLEYFISTHGARKGLADTALKTADSGYLTRRLVDVAQDVIVREEDCGTEKGFYIQAITDGTEVIESLEERLVGRYARKTVKHPQTGEILVKGNELITEDIAREIVDAGIDGIWIRSAFTCNTRHGICKKCYGNNLATGQEVEVGEAVGIIAAQSIGEPGTQLTMRTFHTGGVAGDDITQGLPRVQELFEARNPKGQAVISEIDGEVTDIREGKDRQQEIVIVGSVESRTYHAPYSARLKVAVGDRIERGQPLTEGSIDPKELLKVKDVLSVQEYLLREVQRVYRMQGVEIGDKHIEVMVRQMLRKIRVIDPGETELLPGTLLDIHQFTEANKKALVEGKIPATGRPVLLGITKASLETDSFLSSASFQETTRVLTDAAIKGKQDELLGLKENVIIGKLVPAGTGMPVYRKAKFHLEKKEEQQVTVD